The sequence below is a genomic window from Corythoichthys intestinalis isolate RoL2023-P3 chromosome 4, ASM3026506v1, whole genome shotgun sequence.
CCCTCTGGTGGTTGTTGTTCTGATGCAGCACACACAAGTGAGTGGAAATGTGATCTCATTCCAGGATATGTGTACACAGATTATTAATTTAAAGATTTATTACAAAATCATTTGATAAAATATTCTCATTGTATTGGTTATGCAGAAATAAGAGGAGACATTTACGTGAGTACTCAAAGACaacttttgtgtgtttttgtgtgtgtatattgaaccgtttcggtacgtggtaatCTGTTGAGAACGGaggcataccgaacgagtttctgacgtaatgtaacccttacttttcgaggctgccgaggagtcaatcgggttacagtttctttgtgtagattatatttactccgacttctctactataatgaggaccaacacggtaggacagtataacccagaaacgtcaacggcgcgacaacgcgaCCGCcatgagaacgcagtgaaacgtgggcgttaaagtcaatcagccaatgcacaccagtcgcagtgcggtcgcgtgttagacgcgtcccagaagcggctcaacacgacgcacgcgaaaagaacagcagagtttattatttgacgcgagacgcgaccctcctgcgtcaatactactaccggtagctaggatcaggcaggccggaagtcacttgtgtaaaaatactgTGGATCCGgtggattttcaaactaatatgcaatcgtaacccactttttgagtccatcagatctcttgagtggcagattggggcacagttgacttgtctttgttgatttactgatgTCTTCTCTGctttaataataaccaacacggccccgtgttcaatacaaaaccctcctaccacaacaaaacaagtaggaactaatattcacataggaactaaagttacacaacataaaatatacaatataaatgaatactacatcacatttgtaaaatataaacacataataaaataaataatagcccatttaaataaaataaattgaaatgaactaaaacacctgtaattaaataataacaataatacacagatcctgcttacacaagtacatttattcatttctgtgtggcgctttaacttgagaaaatccaccagtaaagcttttgaaaaccgttcatgaaaaaaaaagattcattgaggcatttcatttgtaaaatacattttaaaatctttgtcattgggattgcttttctctttagcacaggacctcttttttcttctttctttcataaaGAAAGCTtaccaatacgtggggtctgaaaggcaaattgttgttggattatctttaaatacccgctactttttgagcagaattcttgctttgtataggctaatgttcctattgttgaaagcacaaaggtgtgttataaacaactaccacatttatattttgcattttgttttcttactgtaccgaaaatgaaccgaactgtgacctcaaaaccgaggtacgtaccgaaccgagatttttgtgtaccgtacaCCCCTAGTTTTTAGGTATTAAGAATATGTTTAAACGTGATCAACTTAATTTCAGGTGGTAATTATTAAGGTATTTTTTTAGCTAGCCTTGCAGGTGCAAATGAATGCATACCCTCTGACTTCTAGTTTGAGGTATGTTGTGGTAAGGTTGTTCATTAATCTGCTAGTTCACATGAGTCATAAGGCAGCAGTTGAATTAAACAAGAATGCCCAAGGTATTGTTTTCTCCTGTGTTTTACGCCCCCTCATAACGAGGTTGTAGACCATGCTTTGGTTGTAGTTGGTATGTAGTTGTCCATCACTCTGCGCATCCAGTCATTGTACATACAAAGCTTGGTGTAGACGCTCGGGTGCTCCTCGTTTTCACAGCCGTGACTGAACCATTGCACACCCTGCAGCTGCCCGTCACATACCAGCACTGCTCCATTATCATGCTGTGTGGGTGGTATGGGATtacgttaagaaaaaaaacaagattagTTAGATTTAATGTTTAATAAAAAAGGAACAAGTGGCTTGGTAGGTATTGTCGGTGATTTGAGCTTACCAAACAGTTGGTCTCATTGGCCCCACCAGCGCACACCATGCCTATGCTCCAAAATATGTAGTCAGGGAAGGTGCTCATACAAGTTTGATCCTCCACAACGGTCACAGTCAAACACTTTAGCAACTTAGGAGACTcatctgttaaaaaaataagggtaagattcctttttttcctcttctcttGAGGCATTCATTTAAGATGAGGCAATGAAATGCGGAGGCTTCAGACTACTGTGGTGCTATTTCTGCTGTTCCAAGTTTATAACAAACAATTGTACAATTCATCATAAAAGCTGTGGAAAACATGAACATTTCACGAGTATTTAGTTGTAGTTCCATACCGCTATTGTCGGTAGAGGAAATGCACTCGTAGTTTGGCATACTTGGTTTTAATGAAAAAGGTAGTTCTGTATTTAGCCTGTTTTGTATCGCGTGTTAACGTTGGCTATATTAAAATGGTACAAACACAAGAATAAAACAATTTTGTGAAGAACAGGCAACCCCTTTTGCAATAATACTACAATAAATCCTTCAGTATCACAATCAACAGTTGCCACTTACATTGCTGTGGCACAGTGGAACCCCAGCCACTGACACTGCAACTATCTCCAGGCTGAGGGCAGCGACCCGGCAGACCTATAGGTTGGACGTACTGGTTCAAACGGGCTGGCTCAACCAGGCGCACCATGACCAAGCTGTGGAGGGGCGACCGATACGGGTCATGGTAGATGACGTCAGCCACAGGAATGTGCTGCTCAGTTCCCTCATCCACTGTCACATCTTGTTCCCCAAGTGACGCGATGACGCTGGTGGATCTAGAGTTCAGCATGGGGAAGTCAGCGCTGGTCAGAATAGAAAGGTAAACAACTATCTCCTAATTCAGGAAGTACCTTCTATAGCCATGTGAACCCTTAAGTTTTCCCTCTTGccatatatatgtttttgtattttgtttcagACTTAATACAGTATCATCAGCTCATAAATGTTTGTCATCTCAGATGGTGCATCCGGTTTCCAGCTTTGGTCATACTttatactagtgctgcaacgattcatcgattaactcgagtattcgattagaaaaaatatttgaattaaattttgctgcttcgagtattcgtttaattaaagtggcattccaatggtttgttttgaaagtgtttgcatttagttttattgatttgggtggatacaccgccctctagtctgcctcatttcacgtgactgaatccagctgctccttgttaagaccaatataagctaagtttttgttttagcaaatttttttaatgcattcgtaaagtaGTTCATGGTTATATTGTGCcgttttttgtgagaatatgtctgaactatttttttaagaacattgtaaaaaaaaatttaaaagttaACGTTTTATAGCATTGAAGATAGCGGCCTGTTGCTATTTAAGCTAGttaaatgttcttttgttgtacatagatcctcttttttttttttttttttttttttttaaatatcgttttaggctcagctcaggtattttaattttttatgttccttatccgattactcgattattcgtactaactagttaatcgattaatctactactaaaataatcaatagctgcagccctactgtatACTTTCACGTCCACTGGCATTGTGACATTAATATTGGTCAATGACAATGACTtgtgttgggggaaaaaatgcagaCTGCTGCGATGAATGTAATCATCTATTTGTTATTCCATGAAcgtaatagaggtgtgcaaaatttccgattcttagattattcgcgattcggccgtggaagattcgagaacgattcacaaacatccaaattccgattattgaaatatgccaagtaaagcgaagtacaacacactcagcgcgccgcgcggtcaatgagcaacggagcgagagtagcaaaaacatcatgcttctcattacccggcccctcgggtaatgccaatgctcaactcacggctctagctcaactcatgccacgagataaaaaaaacacaacaacatacctgagtcctgctgaaaagctgctacaaagtacgtcatccacaaaatgttacggtagatatcatttatataggactagatgcacaaCGAtagcggtagcgttagcagcacatctacaaaaagctagatgcggacgtagtaaacggccgccattttaaagcagtacacttccctgcaaggctgttgtagcgaaccttccaagcaaacctaattaactttttatctaaaatactcctaaatcggtaaaatattgacttgaatctatctttaaaatagttttaaaactttcacatatcgaaagtagacaaaagggaaattatggattaacgggagcaattttaacaactttaacggttgattcacaacattaaattaattgaatgtagtttaaagctgctgatacagaatggggactggagtttttttatttactgttatttttgtatatttgtttactgctatatgttaacttgatactgaaatagtagtttggtttagcctgagagtatttttgaacaattttggaactaatgtacaaaacattaaaaaaataaaaaaatttaaaaaaaaggaggggggtgcatcaatgatCGTTTtaaaatcgaatcggagcctctgaatcgtaatcgtaatcgaatcgttaggtgcccaaagattcccagctctagaacGTAATATTAATCAGAATATGTTTTATTAGTGGCTGCACCTTAAATcgattcttgaaaaaaatgaGTGCCTCTGAGTTCTGTCATGGCCAATTGAGTGCCATGAGGAAAATGGTTAGTCATTGCATCAACTTCTTTATGTAAGATTTAGCATACTGTACCTCTTTGCtggtgtttttttgtatttgttttttttctttcaattataCCGTTCTTAAAGTTATTTATTCTTATTTTACTGCTCTTGGTGGTGACACAGGGCAAggacaaaaataaattgaaaaactgAGGTGCACACAAGGTGTGTTAAGGAAAAATGACATTTGAATTCTCTTCCGATAATTAGCTCTGTGGTGTCTTACTACTcatcaaatggaaaaaaagactaaaCCACCCCTATGAATATTCTGTATGCATCGAATAACCTGTTTCTTGGCCTTGACTCTCAAATGTTTTAATTTAATCATGGTGTTTCCTGATGTCGGGCAAGTTTTGGTGGGGTTGCACTGTTGTAGTCTTGAGCACAATGCTACCATTTAACAAGAAACATGACTTAGATGCATTTTAATTGCATTAATGTACCGTAAAATGATGATGCGGACCGGATCTAGCTTCAGGGATTTGAGTACCTGCACACTTGTGGTCCAGGCTTTTGTCTCAGCAATGTTTAAGTTGTTGAAAGTTTGCCTTCATTGTcattagagttgtccaataatgactttttaacagatAATCGATATCCTGATCGATTATCGAACTCCAAGAATCCGATGCTGATGTATGTGGTTGTGCATCTAACGTATTACTGCTAAttctattgtgatgccccactgggtgttttaataatgataaatgtaacaactttgaGGTTCTccgaataaaataaacattctgtgaaaaataagagaacaacttcaactgaagttatagaaAATAACTGTCCCATATAAATcatttaaattgaaatgagcccaAAATAtctataattaaataaaaggaaCCATTCACAATTAAATCATGTTTACAGTAGTTACCCCAAAGAGCCATTAAGGGGCTACCAAAGCGTTACAAATACAGGCAGGCAGGACATGacaatgcaatgacaattccAAAGATTCATACTGCTGggcttttgcacagatttttgtattttattacttttatagttttataggaaatatttctttctggtaacaCAGCAGTGATatggaatgagtttataattcattatttttcaatcatttattgttaatttaatttttgcaccatgaatgcagatGGTCTACtcgcataacaaatcccaagaatcttAGTTCATAAACATCTGATGGTCAATAAGCGTAACTGCTGTTCTAAGCTGTGAACAGCCCttgaggcttctacattcactttgaaggcaacatgcatattagcCCAAAGCCTATAATGAAAATTCGATATCGACATTgtccaatatcattttaaaatgcttttattggccAATATCAGACAACTCTTATTGTCATTGTATTGCTTACCTGGGCGCGCAGGCAAATGATGTCACCAGCCACCACTTGTTTATGAGGACGCCGCTACACGTCGTCCCTTGACTGTGCAGGGACACTTGCCAGGGTTGGGAGTGAAGTGGGCACAGCTTGGTGTCCTCCAGTGGGAACGCTCCTGTTAATAACAATTTATCATAAACCCCAATGAGGCTCAAGCTCCAAGTGTTTATTTCAGCGGTCGTGTACCTGTGAGTCCCCAAGCAAGCAGCAGAAGTAGAAGCTCCATGATGTTGTATTTGTGAGGTTGAGTCCTATTTCTCAGGTCACACGGTCTCCTCCTTATATAAGAAGTAAAGGAGGAACTGTATTTTCCCATTACTTCCGATCATGTCGTGACCTTTGTAATGCCACTAATAGTTGGAAGATCACACCTTGTTTCCAGTTATGTTCTTTCTCCTACCCAAGGAAACATTTCTAGACTGTATTTCCCAACTGTTATTCAGATGTACACCCTTATCATAGTTTgactataaataatatatactagtgttagagctgggaatctttgggcacttaacgattcaattacgattacgattctgaggctccgattcgattacaaaacgattattgatgcaccccccttattttattttatttttatttttttaatgttttgtacattaattccaaaattgttcaaaaatcctctcaggctaaaccaaactactatttcagtatcgagttaacatataacagtaaacaaatatacaaaaataacagtatatttaaaaaaactccagtctccattctgtatcagcagctttaaacaacattcagttaatttaatgttgtgaatcaactgttacagttgttaaaattactcccgttattccataatttcccttctgtctacttttgtcaaagttttaaaactatttcatcatttaaagattcaagacaagattctgccgatttaggagtattttagataaaaagttaattaggttcgctacaacagagccttctacagaggtctactgctttaagatggcggttgtttacttacgccggaaagtctgtaatttcgcatctctgttcaataatacatgttaacgctgacgtcgtctgtcattttgcatctagttctacatatgtatgatatctactgtagccgtatgtttgtagcaactgggcgttgtttgtagcggctgtcggccgcagtcaggtatgattgtttttttatctagcggcatgagttgaacataatatttactctcggttcgTTCCTCATtgggtcccaaagaccgcgctgactgtgttttatttccactttacctggtgataatcggaatttggatatttgtgaatcgttctcgagtcttccacggccgaatcgcgaataatctaagaatcggaaatttcgcaccccCCTAACTAGTATACTGACATAACATGACATAGTTGCAAATTTTACTTCCTGGGAAATCTGGGCCGTTTTAGTTGAACACATATACTCTTGGGAATCCATTATTTTCAACAACCTTGAGTTATAAATGCTTGATAGTTACGGGAATCTTAATAATGTCAAATAGCGGGTCATACATTGTATGCTAGCTCCATACTACTACTATGCCCATCCCTGTCCAGTCAAGGTTACAGGGCACATATCTGGCATCATGAGCAAATCATTTGTTGCATAATAACTGTTAGATTTGAAGTTAATATTTTACCATTGTACCTCACCCCCGCATGTTCTTTAATCAAGTATCCCTGATTACACAAATAGTCAGGCCTTGAAGGGCCAAATATTTGCTGGTCTCTACAGCATCCTGCCGATAAGCAAAACCAAATTGGGGCAATTGGGGAACAACATATACACATTTATACAAGAGAATGTTTATCAAAATGAACATGGCAAGTCGATTCACGCGAATGAAAAGTCTTCTGTAATACGTCACATATACACTTAAAAATGTGTACTGAGCAGACTTGAAACTGGCCAtggcaaatctcaatttttttgaGAGCTGCTGAACGTAAGTGGAACAAAGTATAATGATGGTTCAAAGATACTATATCTGACTGTAATAGTGTTCACCGTAAAATACCATGCAGTGTCAACCAGAAATGATCAAAACAATCTGAAAGCCTAGTTACTTTACTCTACTGAAACCATGCTATAAATACAACACGGGTGCTTTTCTGTCCATGGTTTCACTGGACaagatttatgtttttttttttttttttttaaatctctttgTACTACAAAATCCTGGTCCTAAAGAGTGTTGTACAGATTTTTTGTATCCATTGTAAATTGAAactaaattaataatttttacCTCAACATGTGGCCTCATTGCAGGGCCCTAGGAAAGTCAGACAAAATGAACCCCAACATCATTATCTCTGATTGGCAAGAAATTTTGTGTGTTTGTCTGTTGTCACATGCTGCACAAAGTCTGCAATGTATGAAATTTAGCAGGGATATTTTTTAAGCATCGATTTTTATTAAAATTCAGGGGTCATACTTTGACAGATTTCCACTGGGGAATTTGTTTAGCTGAGCCCCAGAGGAAACCAGGTGTCATAGATGAGTGACTTTCAACTACTGCTCCACTATTTCTCTTAATTGATCAGAATATCGCTGTTTAATTACAACAAATAATGTACCTTTGTTTATTTATCTATTCCAGCATGGTATTGTGAGTTTGATTCAACAGaataaaagtagggctgtcaaacgattaaagtttttaatcgagttaattacagcttaaaaattaattaatcggaattaatctcaattcaaactatctataaaatatgccatatttttctgtaaattattgttggaatggaaagataagacacaagacggatatatacattcaacataccttacataagtactgtatttgtttattataacaataaatcaacaagatggcattaacattaataacattctggtaaagcgatctatggatagaaagacttgtagctcttaaaagataaatgttagtacaagttctagaaattttatattaaaacccctcttaatgttttcgttttaataaaatttataaaactttcaatcaaaaaataaactagtagctcgccattgattGATGTCAATaagtacacaatgctcatgggtcgcacccaagtgccagcagagggcgagaaaactccaaaaaacacaggtaACAAATGGAGATTacattgctgtcattttaatctgtttgagctgggcatgtgcgttaattgcgtaaaatattttaacgtgattaattttttaacaattaattaccgctgataattttgacagctataAATAAAAGCTACTTGTTCAACTAAACAGGCACAAGTCAAATTCTAAGTAAATTTAGGTGAGACAGTATAAAATGTAGTTTTGTAGCATTTTTCTTCACTGTTGGATATTTTTCTCTTTTGTCGTGACTTGGCTGAGAAAAAAAGTAGAAAAGATGGCATGTTGACAGATTTATGATTACCCATAACTTgcacactataaggtgcacctgactataagccgccacccaccaaatttgacaggaaaacggcatttgttcatagataaaccacactggactataatccACAGCTGTCCACACTGC
It includes:
- the LOC130915317 gene encoding trypsinogen-like protein 3 — encoded protein: MELLLLLLAWGLTGAFPLEDTKLCPLHSQPWQVSLHSQGTTCSGVLINKWWLVTSFACAPRSTSVIASLGEQDVTVDEGTEQHIPVADVIYHDPYRSPLHSLVMVRLVEPARLNQYVQPIGLPGRCPQPGDSCSVSGWGSTVPQQYESPKLLKCLTVTVVEDQTCMSTFPDYIFWSIGMVCAGGANETNCLHDNGAVLVCDGQLQGVQWFSHGCENEEHPSVYTKLCMYNDWMRRVMDNYIPTTTKAWSTTSL